From the Salarias fasciatus chromosome 5, fSalaFa1.1, whole genome shotgun sequence genome, the window GGCACGCAAAAGCACTGTCAATACTGACGACTGTCAACAACGCGAGAACTGGCATTTAAATCACGATTACAAGTAAAACATTCGAGCAAAACTACGGGGaacttgtcttttcttttcttttcttatttatttatttatttatttatttatttatttatttttattttatttttttttgcagagctgGAAGTCAACAGGAAGGACTCAGCAGTGACTGTAAACCACTGCACAGCCGAGCTGTCTGTTCAGACAGGAAGCTCTCCCCCAGGTTGTGAGTTGGATTCAGGAAGTCGATCCTCCAGGATAGAACTTTTTCAATCCATCTTCTTTCCTGTCATTTATCCATCATGATCAAGATGCTGCACTTCATCAACACTGAACTCAACCTCATTCTCAAACCTTACTGAAATGAAATCATTCTCATTTTTGAATCGAATTGTAGATGTAAACAGGAACAAACAacactttctggaaatgctGAGGCTTATCCTGATTTAACGACACAAGTGCAACTAATGTGTAGTATGTGCACCAAGGCCCcaggaaatagttcttctacTCATTCTCACTAATGGACAATAGCAACATCTGCAGCCTCCAGACCAGAAGTCAGAGGTCAGCAACTTTTATAACCAAAAcagccatttttgtgactttgcaCCAAGTTAATTtggtctggagccacaaagcaTATTTcgcctttaaaatgaggctaaAGCAGCTCATGAAATTTTAATACTTTTGATGCCCATACAAAACAGTAAATTTAGGAATTTTAGCTCTTTTTAAGAAGCTAGCGTGAAGAGAAACATGTTCAATCATGCTGGAGGAATTTATGGATTGGTTGGATTCAGTCTGTTTAATAAATGACTCCAAAGCTATCGGTTGGAAGGTTTTCAGGAAAGTATCGTGACTTTAAATCAATATAGCTGCAGACTTGAGGAAAATAATGATATTACTGATGTTTGTAATTAGCATTTGTCTCTAGAAGAATTATTCTTGGCCACAAAAAAGGGAGGTCAACAGCCACTGGGAATAATGTTACCTATGATACGTTTCAAAGTGGAAGTGAATTACTGTCGCTAATTAATCACAAGAGGGAACTCTCCTAGTTACCTGGAAACAATCTATATCTGTGATATTGTGCTGGTTTATGTGTGTATGGTCAACCAATTGACAAAGTCAAAGACTTCAAATTTCTAGGAGTGTAATGTGATAAGAGACTTACTTGGAAAAAACAGATACGCAGAGTTGCAAAGTAAAATATCAATAATCTTAACTGAGAAAAGAGCACACTGACTGCTTTAGAGCTTTAAACTGTTCACTTTTAGGTGGAAGTTGATCTTCTAACTTTATAGAGCTGACCCTCACTTTGCTGTGAACAACAAACCAGCACAGCTGAGCAGATGATCAGTTAATTTCTAATTTCTAGCTGGATTTAGTGATCCCAGCTACTGGGGACAAAGTAAGCAATCTTACAGTTTAAAAAGTGTGCGCTCCAGTTCCGTAGTACAGAGCTACAACAGCCACAAGGTGGCCTCATCACACCAGCACCATATTTTGGCACATATAAGAATTATTTGACTCCACTACTCAACAACTGTTGTGTTACTTCTTCTACTAATTTCAGTATTCACAGATTTCACATAAATGAAGATTAAACATTCAAGTTTTTGCTGCCTCATTTTAAAACTGATGGATTGTTTTCCTTCAGGGATTCCTTATTTGCAGTGAAATATATCCCTCAAGAGTGCACCAGTGTAACCAGGTTTCTAACTACCGTACAAATCACCTTCTTATTGTCATACATCAGTAAAAATTCTGGAGATAATGTTTATATCAATCATTTTCTTTGTTCGAAAATACTGGAATAATTGTGCACATCGTACATTTTGGTAATTGGCAGAAAAAGAACACTTTGGACATCAAGGGTCAAATGTCCGAGGTGAACCACAGAAAAGGATGAGCCATTTCTGGACAAATTTGTACAtctttatttactttaattCCTTCGAAATATCCACACTTAATGTACACTTCTTTTCATGACTAATATACACACATGGATGTTCAATCTACTTTGTAACACTGATGCAAGCCACATGCCATAGAAGATCAAAAAACAGGATTGCACAAGTTATGtcaatgtaaacaaacagcaaccGGGCATTATCCACACAGTATGACTATGACAAAAGCTCAGTGTTAATTACAGATGAGCCCACTATTTTCTATTCTATCTTCACTGTGGTACTTGTAAGCTTTTTTGCTGGGCTTTAACAGTTCATATGGACACTGTGAACGTGCTGTAGAGAGGTGGAACATATGTCAAGATATATTGTTGATGAGAGACAACAGTCGCAGTAATCTGGAGCAGGACGGGGCCCTTGTAAACAGTAAAGGAGACAATCTCCTTCTTTGAGTTACAAAAGTAAAATGATGCCATGATGGTGTTTGTGAATCAAGAAtgaaaagcacagagaaaaactgaatggtTGTATCAACAATTGTGTGGTGCAAGTTTCAGAATGCAGTTATTGCTGTTGGTTTTTACGTCTAACACTATCAAAGTCTTATGTCAGGAATACGTTTCACTGTAAACATAATAAATATAACACAAGtatcacaaaaaaatacatcctGGATCAAGATTTGAATTAGAAAGGCCTGTTATCAAAATATACTTCCTGTGTGATTAAAAAGGTGATGTACGAATACCGTACTAACCTGATACACCTTCAGTAATGGATCAGAGCAGTGTGGAATGTTGTAAACTTTCAGTGATTGACCACGTTTCATTCTACCCTCACAGTTTCACAGAGAGCATAACAGCATAGAGTACATATAACATCATGCAATTCATAACCTGAAGATATTGAAAAATGCACTGCAGAGCACTTTTCCTTCCACGACAGAGTGCGGACCAGTTTGAAAAAAGACATCCAGTGAAGACAGTGTTGGTCGGTCACAGAGCACAGAGAAAGAAACTGTCACTAATGAGTCTCCAACTACAAGTAATACAACATTCAGCAAACAACAACACCTCTGAAGGAGAAAGAGCGAAATACTTTTTCTAAGAATGTTTTACAATTCCTGACAATACTTTTATATACAGTAGGTGCACCctgaagctgcttttttaacGATCacccattttgttttttgtacagACAAATTGATGACAAACTCTTCACTTCTCCTCTGTCACCGTCTCCTGATTGCCCTGGTTGAAGACGCAGAGGTGCCGTTCACTGGATAAAAAGGCACGGCTACATCTGATTGGAGTAGGAGGTGGGCCCTCCCACCTCGCTGTACTCGGACGGCTGGCCCTGGCTGCTGTAGCTCCCCGACTGCTCGAAGCTCCCCTGGTTGTAGGGCTGCTGGTTAAAGGTGCCGGCCTGCTTCTCGGACGCTCCGCCTGCCAATCGGGAGGCACCTTTGTGCCAGCCTGTCTCCTTGAAGACAAACCAGATGTTTCCGGCCCACAGCACGAAGTTGAGAAACCCAAATGCCTAAAACACAAGTAGCAAAGGAAATCAGTCGTTAAGTTGATATCGATATGCTGAAGGAAGATATCAGAATAATAGTGAACATGACAGAGAGCTGAGGTGTAGCTATTGCTTATTATGAGACAAcctaaaacaaaaaattaaataattggATCGAAAAAAATCCTGGATGTCAGTAATACTCAAAAAATGGCCTCATTGTTAAATTGTTGAGTCACATCAGCAGTACATCCAAATAGAATCAAATATCCATTTTATGGTGTTCAGAAATAATATACAGTTTATTTACTGTGATAccttcactttgttttgtgctttttaatttcctcaaaCTTATGCGGATGCAATTTGACCGTCAAGTTGTTTTTGAAGCTTTGAGTCTTTACTTTTCCCTGAAATTACTTTCAGGCATTTGTACTGCAACTCACATCTTTGGGGTTTGTCTCTCACAATAGCTTGATTGTCTACATACCACTGAAGTGTTGACCCCGGACCACCGCGCTCCGTGCACAGAGCCGCACTTGTTGGTCTGGATTTTGCAGGCGGGGATGAGGAGCTGCACCTCATCTGGATCAGTGGCCAGTTTGACGTCAGATAAGGCTTTGGCCCATGCAGAGGAGCTGACCAGCCACATAAAGGAGAACACTACTGTCACTGTAAAGTCCTGAAAGAGAGCGGAGACAATGGAAGCCATCAAGTTATAAATGCAGTGTTAAATCAGTTTGTCAAAAGAGTAGACATTTTTGCTTGCCCAGCTAAATTACCACATGCTAAAAGTGAAACAAGTACTCACTATCAGTGGCGCCCGGCTGATTTCACGATACTTGTTGAGAAAGAAAACATAGACAACGGTGGCCACGAGAGAATACAGGAAGGCAAAGACCGCAATGGTGACAAAGAACTCTGCAGAGGACGAATAGTCTCCAATGAGGAAGACTCGCTCCCTCCGTGTTGCTTCACATGCGGGGGCTTCAAATGACACCTGATGCAACCTTAAGCACAATAAACACACAGGTCGGGCACAAAGACATGTATTGGTGCATGATCATGAGAACCTTGGAGATGGAGAACCGCCAGACAGACGCTGGAGTCCACTCACCTGAAGGGATAACCGAAGTCAATGCCGATGCTGAGATTGCTGCTGGCCTTCTCCATGCAGTCCACACTGACCCGCAGCTGCCCGGTGTATCCACCACAGGTTGCAAAGGCAAATATGGCAAAGAGCTGCAGAATGACAAAAGAAAGTCCTGAAAAATCACACGCTCgcttacaaaaacaaaaaaaaacaaaacaaaacaaaaactgttacAAACTGAGGCCACAGGACATAGCTGGATACAGATCTGATTAATCAATTGGGAATTTTCTGGCTTGGAAATGAGAAGATGGAACCATCCAGACCACGAGTCAGGTGACTGTGACACCTCAACAGTTTTTAGGGCGGATTAATTCTACTATGCTCAGCATTaccacaaagaaaacacactgacactaaAACGTCAGATGACCGAGGCAATGCTGAGAGAGAAGGGCTTCACATTCCTTGGCATGAAGGAATCCTCACCTCACCTGAACCGTAAAAATCTACCATGAGGTGAAGGAGGCTCGGCTTCCTCACTAAGCTGACACCAGCTTGCCTCCCTCATCCTCTGCCGTGTTGAACCTGCAGacctgacggcggcggcggaacaCAGAGTAAACAGACCAGTCCTTCCACTCAAAGATATTTAACCTGGCACGCTACAGCAGAAAGCCAGCTGTACCTTAAAGGACCCCACTCACAACTAACGGCCCTCTGGAACCTTCGAAACTTATTATTGATTAATTCTTCAAACATCATtatatttatttgtgtatttttagctTAATAATTTATCAGGGAAGTTAATAAATTCTGATCTGAAATATATTCTTCTGAGGCTCAGTTGAGGTATTATTATGTGCATATAAATTACATTTCAATGTTAATACTTAACAGTTTTTTTGGGGTCTGGCATCCTGATGAATGTGAGCTGTAATGCTGCCCTGGGTGGTAGACGATGTGACACTTATGACAGAATAAACTGCGCAGACAACACTGAGATATCTTTGCCCTTTGAAGTTTGGATGTCACCACATCCTCTGGTCTGATGAGAATATTTTTGCTCTCACTGTTGAACGTGATAACGGAAACATTACCATAACcctaaaataaaatatgaaattcaaCACATTTTGAGAAACCGTTTGCATGATCTACATGGACCTTCAGCAGAGGCTGTTTTTACTTTGTAACCTTCATTCTTACGTTTTATCCAGATGAAATTCATCTTTAAAGAATCaagatgatgattttttttttcacaacaccTAAATCTTCAAGGGAATGATTGCCTTTTGATGTTGTTATTGTGCAAGTCTTTCACCTCTGTTTTTCACCATATTCAAATTACTGTGCGGAGAGTTGAGCCAATACTTAAAAATGTACATTACATTCACTGTctatgctgcaaaaaaaaagtctataaGGAACATTTGAGACACTGGATACAGAGGTCACATTTATCCACTAGTCCAGTTACAgtcaaaaacactaaaattcAAAGATGCGATTTTTGCTCAAACAGTACAAATCATGTCGAGAGCATCAAATAATTTGCTCCCAGGGAACATTCAGTTCCTCAAAAACATTTAGTATTTCCACATGTGGAGTGAAATTGTAGAATTAAAGTTGACAGAAATTGATGGGGGAGTTCAGGCAGTGCACTTCACACAGGGGTACAAACAAACGGTGTTCAGCAGGTACAGGGAAGAAGAAGGGTGAAATATATATTgtcatgttgtcatttttttatgttttgtttatttccaaTTTGGTTGCtttctttgctttattttgtgaTTATTTAAATTTATGAAAGATTATGACAATAtgattggttaaaaaaataatctatgCATATACAACATATAGACACAAACCACAAAATGCAAATGGCTGACTGGAGAAGGGGTAGAACTGAATGAGCTGATGTTTTTTCCAATATGCCTTTTTAAAGCATGTATTCATTACActaatcattttgtttttatttattatgttCGAAATGAAACGAAGCAAGTGAACAAACCATCATGATGCGGAATACTTGTCAAATTGCTCAAATTAACGGCCTGTTGCTGCTGGAAATGGATGCAGTGAAAACAGTGGCAATCAATATAGCTGTGCAGAATAACAAATTAAAGTGACATGCTCTTCTCTTGACCTCTtaacaaaaacatgttaaaaaaaaaacaaaaacatgctttgACTTATAATTCCCATGCAGAACAAAAGCTGACTTACATGctaatggtgtgaaaaaaaaaggaatcaggTGCGATTCATCAACATGACAAACACCTctacttttacttttaccttTTATTGTGAATACTTAGTGTAGCCATAATAATATATGGATTTACACATCCATTAACTCTCCAGTATCGGTTTTCAGATTTGATTGAAGATGTTATTCTTCCCAACCGAGTAACGCCAGACCCAAAAGATGTAACCCGAATGAATTTCTAGTATCAAACAATGACAGCATATCGTGGGTGTCAGCAGTTCCACCATTATAACGTTTTACTTATGGACGCCTCAACGATTTCTCCACCATGAAGCCTATTTTACACCAACTGATAGCGCTTTGGCCACATCAGCACATTGACTACAATAGCTGCAGAGACTGTGTGGGCTGTGCGGAAAGAGGCCATACAGGGACAGAGGGTTTGAGTCTCGCAATGCTATTTGAGGATAAATTCACTTCTAGATTTGTTTAAAATCAAGAGGTTCCCGTTCTTCCTGAATCACCTCTGGGCTTACGAGACAAGCTGGAACGCTCGCAGGGCGATGGACGCACGCAGGAAGAAAATCTAAACATTTGCAAACTAGGCATCaacaaaagtgtgaaaacaatCTCGATTCGATTTCATATTGATTCACAATGTAAACTAAAaggttgtttttaaattttgtagTTATTAAATTAAACCTAATGTCTTACAGATCAATATAAACcgacttaaagggatacttcaacattttggcaaattggcccatttagcgcaattccttagtcatttcgaacagcatacttactttatTTGTGAGGGcaagctattgtttattcagaggtgagtcggggaaggttttcgggacggacacaatggaagtgaatggtatttttggttcccctcgtcaaactcatcaaatacaaaatccaacaatattatttgttggtgttccacagcgtagtgaatgtgcagattataacgtgtccaccaaagtgttttggtgttgttggattgtgtatttgatgagtttgacgaggggaagcaaaaataccattcacttccattgtgtccatcccgaaaacctttcccgactcgcctctgaataaacaacagctcgccctcacaaaaaaagtaagtatgctgttcgaaatgactaaggaattgtgctaaatgggccaatttgccaaaatattgaagtatccctttaaatgaTGAGTGAAAGCCAATTCCATTTAAAATAGCATGCAACATATAAAGACACCGAAATATAAAGACTATTTTTTTAGGGCTACTATAACTGATAACCAGAAGCATTTTGGTGTGAGGGATAGGCAAAAAAGATGTGAAACTTAATGTTATGCTGTTCTTCTGATGCTTTATTGTCTGCATGAAAGGAACAAAGACTGATGGACCAAGAGTAAAACCAGTGTGTTTTATACACCAAGGTGTAAAATGCATGTCAATTAGACTTTTAGTAATTATCGGAAGAACTCTCTGACTCTGATTTACACCCTGTCAAGACAGTAatctaagaagaaaaaaaatacccaaaAAGTTGTTTGTGAAAGTACGAAAATTGTGAGAAGGTTGGACTTGGAAAACAGGTCAACGAAAAACAGAACTCACAAGACTAAATGGAGATAAGTACATGAGTTCAACCGTCTTGGTCTTGTTGTCTATAATCAAATATACAAGCAAactccacattttttttcctgagccaTAACTCATTCATTTTATGTGCCAAGCGCACACCAGGCACTGAATGTGTAAAAAGTCACAAGATAATTATAATCCAACAAATGGTGTGGAACAGTGACGCCCTGGAGATTCCAATCTGTTCAATAATATGCAAACATAGCTTCATTCAGTGTAATGGTCTTAGTTCAATTTGTCTCCAgtggtatttttctttttctgttttgatagTTTGTTGATTGAGATAACTTCTGGAATTAAAACTAATGCCACGATATGTCCGACAAAGAGTTTTCCTGATAAAATCAATGAGCAGCAAACATAATCAGGTTCACATCTTCTGCCCTGAAtatgtgctctctctctctcttagcCCAGTTATCCATATGAAGCTCGCATAGCCTGGAGAGCTCTCACAGCCATAATCACCATAATCAGACCTGACGCCTGGTTAGCATGAACATCCCTACTCCCATATTACAGGCAGCTGGACATGCAGCTTGCCAGCAGCGGGGGTAATATTTATTTCTCTCCCAATCTGAGAGAGCCTTTTCCTCTGGAGGGCACTATCAGATCACTGAGCTGGACTGCATACACCCATCTTGGAAAAAGTGTGTTAGCAAGttgagtgtgtgcatgtccCACACTCCGTTTTACAGTTTTATCAGAGTAGCCTACTGGCAATTATTGATACTTATCCAGAAATCATCTTACGCCCCAATATTTGCTGCCAAAAAGGCAAAAGAACTGCAAAAGCCCATCAGACCTCAGATCATCAAACCAAAACACTAAAATAATACACCAATGGGCTGATTGATGAACTAAGAAATTAATTTGACTGTTttatcatataaaaaaaatcagaacagGCAGGTAaagagatgctgctgtttgtgaagGAAGGTGTCTGTTCTGGTATGCAGATGACACCCGCCTTACACTgcataattgatttttttttttttttttttttagataaagaGTTTTTGGAATAGGATTGAATGAAGCCAAGATACAAAGGTAGTAGCCAAACATTCATGTAATATAGTCGATATAGCAATATTAAAGATGGAAGTGGACACAAAATTATACTTAATGATgattttcaaaactttaaaattaaactCAGTATAAGGGGCCGTAAAATCAATGTccataaaaccaaaaaaagtaaagaaaaagcaaacaaatcatAACGAGAAAGCAGTTAAGATACATACTGTCCGTGTAAAACAACAGATATGTGATCAAGTTGTCATCCTGGTGGACATGAGCATCAATCAGCCTCCAATGACTGGCCCCCGGATCGCTGCTTTTCCTTCTTGGGATTACATTTGATAGATACTGATCCCTGGAGACCAGTAACACTCTCACCCAGACATCCAGCCACCAAAATTCACTCAAACACTTCTTATTACTTATTCCCGCttctgaaaactgaactttaagAATGATCACAGCTCAAATGTTAAGACCATGAAGCTCAGACATGCTTGGTTTGTCAAACCTGTCTTAAAAGGGGGCtaagtttggtttttttggttaCATTAACCCACATCAAAGCCAAATGTAGGATAAATAAAGCACCTAATTTTCACTACATTCAGGCAGCTTCAGGCCCTGAGCGGAGACCGAATGCTCCAATACCTGACTGTGATAGAAGCTTTTTACACTCTCCGCCAATAATCTGCTTTTGCCTTACTTTAGGTCCACGTGACAGACCATGCCAATAAgtctaaacaaaaacaaatttagTCGATTTACATATAACCTACTGAAGAATCGACGCTGTGCATGAAAACTGTAGCACTTGGTTATCTGAAGGGAAGGAACAAATGACACTGAACAATGAGAGGATGAATACTCCATCCTAATCATCACAAACACTCCCAGATAAACATCTCTCTCTATCTCGCTTTGTGTATCTCTCTATgctttctcctgcagctgcctcAACTGCCTGTGATTTTCGGCTCGGGTTTAGCCCATCGCATTTCTGGCTGGGGCTTTTTTAACAGGAGAGCGTGGCATTGTGGAAGGAGGGTGGATGCTAAGCTCCGCGCCCCCGTGTGTTTATCTGCCTCTCCCAGCTGGGCTCCTCAGGGAACAAGAGAtagaaagagggaggaagagagagagagagggagagagagagagagagagagagagagagagagagagagagagagagagagagagagagagagagaggagggaggaggggggaggaaaaaagggactgagagaagagagaaaagccaCAGCACAGGAATGAAACCCGTCGACAGTGTAAACAAAGCTCTGAAACATCTCCCTGTTTGCCTTTTTCTCCACTGACCTACATGGCCGTGAAAAGCACAGCACTTACGTGACGATCATAAATTGATTTCCAAACCAGTGGACTTCAATCAAAGACGAATAAAGAAACTTGTGATATTATCTACAGAGAGAAATGAATAGAAGTGACGAGATCCGGAGGCTCGGAAAAACTTGCAAGTGAGCGCTCTCAAGAAGGAGATGTTGGCTTAGGATTATCAGTCTGGTTCATTAACTCCCAGATTTACCATCAGCAATCAGACCTGATGTTCAaggcacagaaaaacaaaaatgatgcaacaaaaaagcaaagagaaaccacaaaaacttgaaaaatgttttaaaaaaaatggaaaattttaAATATGTAGGTAAAATGAATGAAGTAGGTGGAGTGGCAAGCTGCTGAAACACAAGGCCTTAATCGCAGCGGATCAGGAGGCGGTGACGGGTGGGAAGGTAAGGACCGGCAAGTGAGCGCTGAGATGCATTCGCTGATGAGGTGCacttgacattttcaaaaaaccCGATCGCTGATGCTCCACACTCATACAAACACCGTCCACCTGCTCTGTTCAAGTAAATAGGAACCACAGCGATGTCAAGTGGCCGCCTCAGGAGAAGGAAAATGCCTCAGATGTTCAAACCTCTCCCTGCCTCACTGGAAATGGGGGGGAATCTAGGACATTCTTTATGAATCTGGAGAAGAGGGAAAAGATGAAACAGTGAGTGGGACAGGGATTGAGCAGGGGAGGCATATTTCATTCAAACCGCTTATCCCCAGCTGTAATTTAGAGGCAGGCGCCTTGGAAAACTGCACAAGCCAATCATATAGAAAGTGtggcatgaaaagaaaacaaatggagGGGACAGAAAGTAAAAATATTTAACGGAATATgttatgtttggtttttttttttagctagtaGATCCATAAAATACATCCAATATCTTTGTGCGTGCTTGGTTGCACGTGTGGCTCTGATTTACTGATTTAGTGCACGTGTATCAGAGCGTTTAAGGGCCACAGCGTGAGCAAGCAATGTGTAAGTATGTGAACGTGCAGCAAAAAATATCTCACTCTCTCCATTCAGGCAGAAGCATTAACCAGagttctctctcacacacacacacacgcatgcatgcgcacatacaaacacaaacacacacacacacaaagagtcTCACTTGCTATCACTGCTGCAGCCCGCCTGTGTGCAAACACGAGCAATTTTACGCCAGCTAGTTAAgtacaaaacaaaatgacaaacatgGATTACAAATGGAGACACAGCGAGGCGAACAAACACACGCAGATTTCAAGTGAACATTGCTGATTGATATTATTCAAAttaaagtatgttttttttctaaatatatttAATTGCTAAAAAGAGCAAAATGCTGTTGCGgttgtttttatattgtttaaaaaaaaaacatataaaggTTAAAAGAATACATCTCAAGATGCCTTTCTGTCCTGCCAAACATTAGTGTGTGGTGACTTGGAGGTTAGAGAAGTGAACTTTGCTGGTTTGAATCGTGAGCTACACTTGGCTTGATATCATCTGCCATCATACCTCTAGcacttcattttatttcacagtcaGTTCTAAAAATATGTCATTTAATAGGTTCAAGCTCAACCGATTTCTTTTTATTACATATTCTTGCTAAAACctgaatgtgaaataaatataacatgcaggaaaacacaccacaTTCCCTACGTCCTTCATTTCATGAAACCTGAGATTGGAAGCAAGccatgtgtcaaaaaaaaaaaaaaaactaagctgAACCGAATTATGAATCAGGCGAACACCCCTAAGACCAAACGACAATAGAATCAACATAGGATTTACTATCCTCTATCACATCTTTAATTTCACAACTGAGTACCAAATCCTCACGGCTTTcatgcctgcacacacagatgTGGCTACACTTGGGTGATActgagctcagctgctgctACGTTAGTCGGAAATCCCACTCCTTTCACTGAAATAGACCAAGTTACACAAAGAGGCAAAGAATACAAGCCTTCAGCAGAAAGCCGTGTGATCATTGCCTCCGTACCGGCGCGACAGAACAAAATCAGCAGCTCATTTAGTGGTGGCTAATCCACCCCAGCACAGGGAGCACTTTGTGCCAAGCACAGCCCAGATTCATCTCTCC encodes:
- the LOC115388385 gene encoding synaptoporin-like; the encoded protein is MDTANQLASGGTFQVLKLPLGFIRVLEWLFAIFAFATCGGYTGQLRVSVDCMEKASSNLSIGIDFGYPFRLHQVSFEAPACEATRRERVFLIGDYSSSAEFFVTIAVFAFLYSLVATVVYVFFLNKYREISRAPLIDFTVTVVFSFMWLVSSSAWAKALSDVKLATDPDEVQLLIPACKIQTNKCGSVHGARWSGVNTSVAFGFLNFVLWAGNIWFVFKETGWHKGASRLAGGASEKQAGTFNQQPYNQGSFEQSGSYSSQGQPSEYSEVGGPTSYSNQM